The Triticum urartu cultivar G1812 chromosome 5, Tu2.1, whole genome shotgun sequence genome contains the following window.
ACTTCTGCACAAGTTGTATAGCGAGCTAATGCAAATCACGCTTAAAATTGACTGGATGCTACAAGAGATTAATAAAAAATAGGAAATGAAGATAATCATCTATTCTCTACTAACAATTCGAAGATATAAAAAATAATAAACCGAATTGCGCACGCCTCCGTTGAGGACTTGTCTGGTAGATGGCAGATGCGACTGGGAAGGAGGACATGGGCAGACTAAGCAGATCGATCGGCGAGAGGCGGCGATCTGCGACGGCCGAAAATTGATGCGGCGATTTGTTCGGATGGCTGACGCGGGCATGCGGCGTGGCGACGCCAAAATTTCACGATGCGGCGGTTGTGTCAGCGGAATCACAGGCTCGAGGCGTTGCCTTTTCTTTTCAGCGGTCGAGGCGCTGACTCGGTGTCCTGGACTTCGATCAAATCGGCCAGCATTAAGCGTCAAGGAAGCCCACTAGCATAGACGCATAGTACCAGCCCAATATAGGCCCATGCGGTGCTGAATCGTTCTTTCCATCGTTTCTACGTACAACTAGACAGCTACAAGATCTAAAAAGGCGTACAGGCGCTTACATACTGAAACTTTCTTGCAAAAAACATTGGGTATCCATTGCATACCCTTGCATTAGCCTAGCTCCGCCCCTGGCCACCAGTGTGGGAATGCTTCAGATTCTTGATCATCATCGTGGTTGATTGGAACACCCCATTTTTTTCCAAATTTCCGAGGCAAAGTCCTGCCCCTTGTCAAAGTCGACTTCTGCGAGCGACATTGGTGGCTAGGAGGAGGAAGGCTATGGAGAAGATCGATCTGGGAGATTGCGAGTGAGAGGATGCCGGAGCGTCACAGGGCGCTGGTGGAAGCACGAGATTGTGGACGCCGGGGCCGGAGTGGCCACCGGCGGTGGGGCGGAGAGGCTAGGCGGAGAGAAACGCCACCCAGGTTCTCATTTGTTCTTAGTGTTGTGAACGTATCATAGGGAGGTTGTGCTACTCCATCCGATTCAAATTAGTTGATGCGGCCTCTCACTGTAGCAGTTCATTCCTTGTCGGCGTTCTGAGTTATTGACGAGGTAGTGGTCACGTATCTCTGCACAGGGCGTCCGGCCGATTACATTTGATCCGGAGTAGTACGTACTGGATCAACTATGGCCCTACGTCTGTTGTCAGGCCTGTCGAGCCGCTCGGCGTGTTTGTGCAACACGACAGGGTTTTCTTCCAGCGAATCATCGCTACGCTTTGTCTTGCTTCGCATCGTTAGCTTGTGATAAACCAAGAGATCGATAACGAAATCCAGTACCCTAAAACATTGAGCTGTGTCGCAGAAAAATAAAGTTGAGCTGAACCACGCCGGTTTCGAACCAAAGGTCTTGGCTGGGGACATTCTCTTTCAATGGACTCCACATGCCCACACTCGGGGTCTAGTCGAATATTCTTTCCAAATCTAATACACAACTTCAAgctatttttttaaataatacattttAAATTAATTTGCATAAATATTACGCcgatatttttatttttaaaaataATACACCATGGGCCTGCTGCAGGCTGACTGGGCCTAGTCGTCCCACTGCAGGTCGATTGGCTTCTACTAATTGGCTTGCTGCGAACCAATTAGTTCCAGTCGGCTTGCTGCGGGCCGACTAGGTGCATGTGaccatttttctttttctgtttttggTTTTAGTTGTTGTTTTCTATTTATTCTATCTATCAAAACGAATCTGGTTtgtgttgaaactttttgcataAATTACTAGCAATATTAACAAGCCACAtataaattttcataatttttggaaaACCACATATTTACAATTGTATTAGATAGCTGCTGGTGAATATAGATAGGGTTTAAATTTATCTATCCAAAttgatttttatttttatttttatagATGTTAAAATATCGAGGAGAATAGTTTAAAATTTTCTgtgaaataatttgagaatactTTTTTGGCTTATGAAACAATTTGAAACGATATGAAACAAATTTTGTGAAACAATTTGAGGAAATTTTCCTCAAATTGTTTCACAAAAATTGTTTCATAAGCCAAAAAAATTCCTCAAATTGTTCCGACTGGAAGCCAATCGGCCTGTGGTGGGCTGACTAGGCCCAGTCAGCCTGCAGCAGACCGAtggtgtattatttttgaaaataaaaatataggcgTAATATTTATAAAAATTAATTTaaaaatgtattatttaaaaaaaattagcCAACTTCAATTCGTCCTTTTTTTCTTTAATTTTTTATTAAAATTAACACAAATTCGAAGTGCCGCTGGAGCACCTCCCCCAAATCTGCTGAAGCCCAAACGCGCGCGCCAACGCCCGCCGCCGCGACAGGCCAGGAGCCCCGCCCCTCCCCGCGATGCCGCTCAAGCCGCACGGCGGCGGCGCCGGCAGCGGCGCCTTCGAGTACTGCGAGCTGTGCCGCCGCAACCACGACCAGGGCAGGCGCCACCGCTACTTCCCCGCCCaccgcgccgccctcgccgccgcgCTCTCCGGCTTCCGCGCCAAGCTCGCCGACCTCCGCCGCGCGCTCCTCCGCCCCTCCGCGCCTGCCCCCCGCTCCCGCCTCTGGTGCCCCTTCTGCTCCGCCGACctcgtcgacctcgacagccgcTTCGCTTGGTAGCCTCCGCCTACTTCTCCTACCCGTCCCTGCACACCTAGGGTTCTGATTCAGATGCGCTGTTTCTAGTTACAGTAGTTCCAACTTTGGATGGTCCAATAGAACACGAGATCGAGCACTGGTAGCGCATCGGGATCAGGGGTTGTTGGAAGCATAGTAGAGTTTTTAGAGATACTGTAGACATCTAGACTTCGTGTGAATGATAGAAGCCCTGTTGTACTCTGTTTTTGCAGTAGCAATGCGATTTACCATCTCGCGAGCGAGGAGCACCTGAAGGGCGTCAAGGATTTCCTGCGGAAGCATGGGGGCGGGATGGATCAGGTCGATTCGTTTAGGATTTCAGAGGCTGAGCTTGCCAAGGTGCAGTGCTATATGTTTTGTGCCTGTATTTCCTCCTGTTAGAATGGCATGATGTGCTTATTTTCACAGCTGTAGTTATATCAAATGGTCTGTTTGGTATTTAGATATGGTATTGGCAGTGAAGCAGGTTAATATGTGCTCTGGAAATAAGATGATGCTGACATATTTCTGCACTGCTGATCTGTTATGTTTTTGTAATTTCAGTGGGAGAAGGGCTGTGAGTCCTCCAGTACAGAAGCACAGGCATTGGCCAATGGCATGATTGGACCATCTTTGAGGCCGTTGAAAGATATCCAAAATGAATCTACCTCTAAAATTTTGGATAGTTTTGCTGAAACTGACATCCCATCTTTTCGTAATACTGCATCTTGTGTTGTTATGCCTTTACAAAGTCCTACCAATGGGGCCTATTACCCCACTAGTACAGCGTGTTATGGATCTTCCACCTCTGGAAGTGTTGCTTATTCTGCTCCATTTGGTACTTCTGGACTGCCCGTCAAACCCTGTGTCACAACACATGGACATCAGGGTATGCCGAGTACAAACGTGTTTCATAGTGCTGATGCACGAATGAAAGGTGAGCACTAGTGTTGAAATTCTCATTAATCTTTCACTTAATTTTTTGCTCTGGACTTTGCTAATTGTACTATTCTACAGCTTTGTTGGTACGTTGCTGATTTCCCTCCCTTTACAGGTGCTCAATCTACTTCCCTCGGAAATGGACCAAATCCACCAGCTTCTTCTTTTGTATATGTAAGTATGTAATATGTGCACACACCCATGTGCATGTGAAAAGGTAGACATTTGTCCTTTTGAAAAGATCGCAAGCAGCCTTGTGTATTTTGTTCGTTATTTAGCAGTCATTCTGTAAATAAGATCCACTAAGAAGTTTGAAGTGCTGATGAGTGGCAACGATAAATGGGAGTGTATTCCATTTATGCAAAGAGAAGCTACGGTTAGTTAGTGTTGTTTGAGCTAGTATCACAATGTTTAGGTATCTTGAATCTGAATAGTGGAAGGCTAAACGAGGGGAAGTTGTCATACAGACTCAGGAAGTTAAACCATATGACATGTTGACATCTTTAGGAATGTGATTTTTTGGTTGCAGTCATGCTTGTAGATTTTAGTTTGCAGATATATTTCCTTGAACCAGTTCCTGATCTACATCTGGTTAGTTATATAAACGTGTAATTTATCTTCTTACTATGGTATTGGAGTACTCCAGACATGTTAGATGTGCTATTAAATTTATGTCCTGATCTGTCTCCCGCCTCTACTCATGGCCTTCCACTGTTCCCCGGTGTCTTAAAACATGTCTTTACCTCCCCCAGTAACATAATTGCAATTCTTTCTCATATGTAAGCAGAACTTGCACATTATTAATTTCAAACAAATGTAGCAATTCTCTTTTCTTGTACCAAAAGGGTTTTGTTCTAGTTTATGTTTCTTGTTTCCTAAAAGAAGTAATTATGAaccaattttttattttttttacaaATGTTCATATGTAATGATTTGTTGTTTATATAATCACTTTTTTGTGGTGCATGTTGGCATCTCTTTTTTTACAATTCTGCCCTTGCAGGTCCAACAGGGCCACTCTGGAGGGAAATTCAATCAGGGTATTTGACACTGCACTTTCTGTAGTGTATATTTTCCTTGCACTATTCTGAATGTGAAAATGCTGCAGCCTGAGCAAACAAAGATATATCTAGTTAATTCTTTCTCAGTCCATGCATGAAATTTTATGTGATATCATTGTGTTATGAAGGCCTGAAAGCAAATGTGCATACTGGCGCTCCTCCTCCATGGTTAGAAGCTAGTGAGCATGATCCAAAGAATGTGTCACTCGCCAGCTATGCTCTTCCATCTTCTCTGAAAGGAAAATCAAGAAAACTTAACCCAAAGCGTGTTGGAGCTGCATGGGCAGAGAGAAGAAGAGCTGAAATGGAAATGGAAAAGCGAGGTGAAGTTGTTCCAGAAACGCCTGATGCTAGTTGGCTCCCTAATTTTGGTGGTGTCTGGCAATCTGGTTCGCGAAAGGAATCGAGGAAAGAGTTTGAGAAAAATCATAAGCTTAAAGAGGAGAATAATCCTGAGTTACTCCCTGAGATAAAACCATATATCAGCAAAAGGATGGTAAATGTGTTCTCTCACTTTCTCCTCAGTCTTTCCTACATGTTTACTTTGGTATTCAGGATTTCCGTGTTCAAGCAAGTAATCTCTGACCTTTTTTCTGTTCTTCAGTCCATGGTCTTCTTACACCATTAAGATTAGAACATTGATTTCCTTCTGACTTGGCTCAAGTATTGAATAAATAAACTTAATTATCCTAACTGCTTTGTTATTCTTTTGATTTCTCTTGATTCCTGATATAAATTCATCCATGAGACCTTGTGTTGTTTATAGAGGCTTACAAGTGCGGTAAAAGTTAAGATGAACTATTGCACCTCTGTGCAGTCGTAAAGCAGTTTAGAGTGTTATATGTGGTTGTATGGTAGAAGGAAACATGGAGTGCATTGAGAGATTAATAGCAGTCCTAAGAAATCTGCTGTAGAGAGTTCTTGTGCTATTTGTATTTTGTACTGTTATAGAATTTGTGCAAGTATGCCCTAGATGATATTTATGCATTTTTTCTCTTTATTCTTTGTATATCCGGGTTATGCTTTCGGACGGCTATCTCTTATGCTTGTGTTTACTATTGCAGCGTGCAGGCTCTAATAAAGATGGACAACCGGACAGCACCGTAGAATAGTGAGGAGATGTGCATTGTCCTGCCGGATGCTTTATGGTACGAATCTAACTAAATTCAGTAAATGGTAATTTGGAGCTTTTGACTCGTATATCCAGGAACAAGAAATCATGTTTAATTACTGAACAAGACTCCCCTTGTTCCGTTATCGCTTGATAGTGGAACCAGTCCAATTCTGGATCGTATGGATATTTTTTTACTGAACAGCACCAAGTTATGATTGAAAACTAGATTCCGTTAACTCTCCTGTCTTCACATAACGCAGTATGTACTCTCTAAATTTCTAATAAGAATGTGTTGTGTCAAAAAAAAAGACAAAAATGAATAAATGCTGTAGTTGCTGCTTTCCAGGAACAGAAATCAGAGGTGCTACAAGAACGTCTGCACATGTGCAACTAAATGTGGCATTGGGTACTCGTAGATGGTCCTGCTATCTCTTTTCCAAATGCAATAGACCCACCCAACAACTGTTTCTTGCTTTCCGTCCATCGCTATGCGGTTTGGCGTCTGCAGATTGTGGTCACGGTAGGTTTTCTGTAGAAGTTCTGCAAAACGGTCCAGTGGGCAGCTTTTGTTTCTGTACAGGAACGCTCTGGATCGTGTCGTGGTTGAAGGAAAGGCAATCTCTTGGGCGCATGATTGAAGAGATCTTTTTTTGTTTGTAGTTTGACAGTGTGTGGAGTGCCAATCAACCCAAGTGAAGAAAAGTTGGGACACTTTCCAAGAAGAGTTACCTGTCTTGTGAAAATCTTTTCAGAATGTTGTTGGTGCCTTGGTCGTTGTGGGGGGTGATTGATCGAGCGTGGATTTGCTCCTGATCATATGACATGGATAATTGATTGTCCTAGCTAATAATTAAGGTTGACTTATAGGCTACATTTGTCCCGTCCAACCTAGCTTGTCGATTTGGTAGCTTGGCAGCACAATTGGAGCAAAACCCAGAGCGTAGTCCCTGAGCTTGTTTGTCTGATGGCATGTAAAGAAACCACGGCATTTTTACTAATGTTGCCTGCTGAAAGGCTGCCGCTTGGCATCTATTTTCTGATGGAATGATCTTTGTTTTGAAGTTGTTTGAAGGCCAAGAATCGCTTGCGCCTGCTGTAAGTTGCCCTCTCGTTGGTGATGTTGTTTTTCTTAGGTTACCCTAACGTGGGAGAATCAATCAAGAGCAATTATAGCGCCTGGTACTATGAAGCATTGTTTGTTACCGAGTGCATCAGTCAGGTCGCGTAAATTCGCCTTAAAGGCGCTGTGATTTCGAGCAAGAGTAGCGGTGGTTGTGGGCAGGGCACGGCAATTGTTTGTCTGATTGCATGTTTTGTTTTAGGCGCCAAGTTGCAAATTCATTCCCTCCCACCTAGGACGCGCTACAGGGAACGCATTCAGTAGCAGCAGGCGAGGTAACCAGGAGATCTCCTCCTCTTAACAATAAAGCAATTATTGCAAACGATGTACTACGTACAGTAGTGAAAACATCCATTACCACCATATCCACCACGAGActaaatttcgtgttttgacccttttccGAAACCTATTCGAAATCTGACCCTAAATTGAAATTTTTTCGAGATCTGATCCTTTTGCTATCGCCAGGAACCATGGCGGTGGGGTATAACAGCCTACCGCCAAGGACCCTGGCAGTAGGGTTGCATGCCCTACCGTCAAAACCCGCCTGAGTATTGAACACAGTGCGTGTTCGTGCCTATCGCAAAGCACCTTAACGATAGGGTTGTGCAGGCTACCGCCAGCCCGTTTGGCGGTAGAGATGTTTCCTACCGTCAAAGTCCCTGGCGATAGGCTGATAGACCCTACCGCCATGGACTCTGgcggtagcaaaagggtcagatCTCGATTTTTTTTCAACTTAGGTCAGATTTCGAATAGGTTTCGGAAAAAGGTTAAAACACGAAATTTTGCCCCACCACGATGCACAGGCGCAGACCAGACGTGCACCCGTACGGTACGGTCTTCTGCATCAAAAGTATTTGGAGGAGCGGATAGAGTCTCTGTCGATCGATGTGAACGCCGTCGCCGGCCCGCCCGCCACCACCTTACGTGTGGATATCGGCAAGATCCATCCGAGTGCGAGCGTGCAGGTCTGGAGCCGCCCGGCCTCGCTATCGCTACAGTGAACGCAttacactctctccctcccttCTCCTACAAGGCACTGTGGACGAAGGAGAAATTAAGCCATTGGAGCCGGCCAGATTGCAGTACTTCTCTACTCCCGGCATGGCGGCATCGACCCATCCCTCTCTACCGCTAGGTTAGGGCTTGCAGCCCTAGTTAGGGCTAGCAGCCCTAGTTAGGGCTAGCCTTGCGATCCGTCTCTCTCCTCGTCTCAGCATCAGCATTCAGCACCACCACCAGTGTCCGTTAACCCGATCGACGAGCACAATACACATTGCCGTGTGTCTCCTGCGCGCGCGATGCACAATACACATCTCCTGCTGCCGTGTGTCATTAACCCGACCTTTTTTTTTGCGAAAGGTACGTCCTTCCTTGACACTACATGTGCTCTTAAGTAGAGCATCCTGATCCTAGGTGGATGGACGAATGGATCTAGCTATAGATTTGCTAACTTGACGACATATATACCTACCAAGCAAGAAAGAAAGGGCGAAGTAACTTTTTTTGGTTCGGCGATCGAGCACACGCCTAGTCCTTTGCAAGGACTTGTACTGTTGGACAGTACATACATATATATGGCGCAGCAAAGGCATGGCGCCCACGGCTTATAGACACCAACCCTGAGACGATACATATGTAGAATTGTAGACTTCCATTTCTTGCAAGTTTtagctgatgatgatgatgattggGCCGTCATTTCCCCCGTGTCATGTCAGATTTGATGCGCCGCCGATTAGTAGTAGCCAGCACCTTCCTTGCCGGATCCGCAGGTAACAGCCCCAACAACACCTCGTAGGATTGGAAATGTTCTCGGAGTTGAGATTTTTGATTGATTCAGAGTTAAAACGCTGATAACGAAGGCTGACATTTAGGTTAATTATTATCCCGTCTGATTTAGCTCTTCGATCTGCTAGCTTTGCGTCGCAGTTGGAGCAAGCCGAGAGCGTAGTCCCCGAGCTTGTTTTGTCCCATGACATGTAGAGAAACCACACCCTTTTTACCAATGCTGCTGTTCGAACTTGAGAGGCTACACCTGCGCTGCTCTAGGCTGGCCTCTAGTTGATGCTATTTCATGATGGTAACCCAAACGTGAGTGAATTAGGAACATTTATTAGAGCACCTGGTACTTATGGACCGTTGTCAGGTTGCGTAAATTTTGCTTTCAAGCACCGCGATCTCATGGAAGAGTACTGGTGGCTGTGGGCACGGCGGCAGTTGTTTGTCTGGGTCTGGGTCTGATGCGTAACCTAGGGACGTACGTGTTACAGGAAACACATTTAGTCGCACGAAACACGTATCTCCTGAGAGAAAACAGTTATTGCAAGCGACGTGAGAAGAAACATCCATTACCACCATGTCCACAATGCAGAGGCGTAGCTAGCagcgaaccaacctgtggttaGAGCCCATCAGGGTTCAAGTCCTGATGCTCGCATTATTTTTGAATTTTCGGTAATGCGTTtttagtgggaggagacgtttccGTCGATGACGAGACACCTACGGTGACTTTGTAAATCTCAAGATAATATGCCGGTTCAGTCTTTCGAAGATGCTCATAGGGATAGAGTGTATGCGTTCATAGAAGTCAGTATATGTGCGTATGTATGAGTTTTTGCGTCTATACTGTGTTAAGAAAAGAGACGCAACTAGCAGACCAGACTTGCAGCCGTGCGGTACAACCTTCTTCACCGAAATCAACGACTCCTGCGCCTACTTGGAACGACACGAGTTTTGCTAGAACCCGTCGGTGCAAATAAATGTGACATTAGGGCACCCAGAAGCATGGAT
Protein-coding sequences here:
- the LOC125509933 gene encoding TITAN-like protein; this translates as MPLKPHGGGAGSGAFEYCELCRRNHDQGRRHRYFPAHRAALAAALSGFRAKLADLRRALLRPSAPAPRSRLWCPFCSADLVDLDSRFACSNAIYHLASEEHLKGVKDFLRKHGGGMDQVDSFRISEAELAKWEKGCESSSTEAQALANGMIGPSLRPLKDIQNESTSKILDSFAETDIPSFRNTASCVVMPLQSPTNGAYYPTSTACYGSSTSGSVAYSAPFGTSGLPVKPCVTTHGHQGMPSTNVFHSADARMKGAQSTSLGNGPNPPASSFVYVQQGHSGGKFNQGLKANVHTGAPPPWLEASEHDPKNVSLASYALPSSLKGKSRKLNPKRVGAAWAERRRAEMEMEKRGEVVPETPDASWLPNFGGVWQSGSRKESRKEFEKNHKLKEENNPELLPEIKPYISKRMRAGSNKDGQPDSTVE